The uncultured Fusobacterium sp. DNA window TTTTTTAGTAAAGGAGAATGATATATGAAAAACTTTTTATTTATCATCTTAGGAAATCTAATCTTTGCTCTTGGAATAGCTACTTTTGTAATACCAAATGGTTTAATTATGGGAGGAAGCACTGGACTTGCTCTTTCAGTTCAACACTTTTTAGGAATTGATATAACTATCACTGTTGCTATTATCAATATTGTCACTTTTTTAGCTGGATTATTTATTTTAGGTAAAAAATTTGCAGCTACCACTTTAATTAGTACTTTTATTTTTCCATTTTTTCTAAATTATTTTAAAGATATTGAAAAATTAAAACACATTACTTCTGACACTTTATTATCGGCTATTTTTGCTGCTTTATTAGTTGGGACTGGAGTAGGAATTGTTTTAAGAGTAGGGGCATCCACTGGTGGACTTGATATTCCTGCTATTATTTTAAATAAGAAGAGAGGTATTCCTATAGCTATTATTCTTTATACTATTGATATTTCAATTCTTTTATCTCAAATGATTTTCTCCAATATAGAACAGATCTTATATGGTATTATTATAGTTTTAATTACAACTATGGTTATTAATAAAGTTATAGTTTATGGAAAAAATGATTTTATGGTTACTATAATTAGTGAAAAATATTTAGAGATCAGTGAAAATATTCATAATAAAATTGATAGAGGAACCACTTTTATAGATATACAAACAGGTTATAAAAAAAATAATCAACAAGCTGTTATGAGTGTTATTTCAAAAAGAGAGCTGCACTCTTTAAATAAATTAGTACAAGAGATTGATCCTAAAGCTTTTATTATTATTAATCAGGTAAATCAAGTTAAAGGAAGAGGTTTTTCTTTAGATAAACATATATAAATAAAACTATAATTTCCAAAAGTAGAGGAGTGTAAACGACTACTACTTTTGAGA harbors:
- a CDS encoding YitT family protein, which gives rise to MKNFLFIILGNLIFALGIATFVIPNGLIMGGSTGLALSVQHFLGIDITITVAIINIVTFLAGLFILGKKFAATTLISTFIFPFFLNYFKDIEKLKHITSDTLLSAIFAALLVGTGVGIVLRVGASTGGLDIPAIILNKKRGIPIAIILYTIDISILLSQMIFSNIEQILYGIIIVLITTMVINKVIVYGKNDFMVTIISEKYLEISENIHNKIDRGTTFIDIQTGYKKNNQQAVMSVISKRELHSLNKLVQEIDPKAFIIINQVNQVKGRGFSLDKHI